A region from the Candidatus Buchananbacteria bacterium genome encodes:
- a CDS encoding tetratricopeptide repeat protein: MEKILHFLETKKWLALSIVLVLTFLSYSNILANGFVWDDPDFYGNWPALYSLDSVGSLLGGELPAQHQGVYRPLRSIFQLFIFQLFGGQNQLIETGHVENAFGYHLISLLIHLAAVVAVYLLIEQLTKNRHVAFLSSLFFGLHPIHTEAISFFTTSVDIIGAVFFLYAVYFYLKSNSARIQNFYLTSIIFGWLAFFSYEFTLVLPLMLILLDLYKNNFEYRVMAKKIKNYIPYFVGVVVWIIIRASLPIASRAFDAEQQSGLITRVFNTSKAFIKYIYLLFIPYPQTVYHEIKINQNLADPKIIISIILLLALFGLAIYLAKRKPLISLVIGWFFLSLAAVTNVFPTGIIMAEKYTYLASVGTCLLMGWLVYNLLKSTKKYLVVGGVLLIITITFSYAGLTFARNFDWKSDKTLWQKTLASRPDYGRVHNNIGYLYAKEKNYNEALPHLEKAKALEPNLAIVYENLATVYDELGEYKLAIEHYQQAIKLQPNIAETYNNFGVTYQKLGQLEQALEQYEKAVTVEPRYYLAYSNAGVINLLQSDFEAAKDNFEAALKINPNFGRGHHGLAVSLVNLQSIDEAIKHYYQSIALSPTLIDNYSHLASIYSRQNEPQQAISILRQGIEAVPDDPELRTNLAVMFANQGDLAAAVEEIKKALELDPKFEPALEVLGQLQKATK, from the coding sequence ATGGAAAAAATCTTACACTTCTTGGAAACTAAAAAATGGCTAGCACTTAGTATTGTATTAGTTTTAACTTTTTTGAGTTATTCAAATATTTTAGCAAACGGCTTCGTCTGGGACGACCCGGATTTCTATGGCAACTGGCCAGCGCTTTATAGTCTTGATAGCGTCGGATCGCTTTTGGGCGGCGAACTACCAGCTCAACACCAAGGCGTTTATCGCCCCTTACGCAGCATTTTTCAGCTTTTTATCTTCCAACTTTTTGGCGGACAAAATCAACTGATCGAAACCGGCCATGTTGAAAATGCGTTTGGCTATCACTTGATATCACTACTAATTCATCTTGCAGCCGTTGTCGCCGTCTATCTCCTGATTGAACAATTAACCAAAAATCGTCATGTCGCTTTTTTAAGCAGCTTATTTTTTGGACTTCACCCAATTCACACTGAAGCGATCAGTTTTTTTACCACCAGTGTCGACATTATCGGCGCCGTTTTCTTTTTATACGCCGTTTATTTTTACCTGAAGAGTAACAGCGCCCGAATCCAAAATTTCTACCTAACGTCTATCATCTTTGGTTGGTTGGCATTTTTCAGTTATGAATTCACGCTCGTCTTACCATTAATGTTAATCCTCCTAGACCTTTATAAAAATAATTTTGAATATCGGGTGATGGCCAAAAAAATCAAAAACTATATCCCTTATTTTGTAGGGGTGGTGGTCTGGATCATCATCAGAGCCAGCCTGCCGATTGCCAGCCGCGCTTTTGATGCCGAACAGCAATCCGGTCTTATTACCAGAGTTTTTAACACCAGCAAAGCATTTATCAAATATATCTATTTATTGTTTATTCCCTACCCTCAGACGGTTTATCATGAAATTAAAATCAATCAAAATTTAGCTGATCCTAAAATAATAATATCAATTATTTTATTACTCGCTCTGTTTGGTCTGGCGATTTACCTCGCCAAAAGAAAGCCGCTAATTAGCTTAGTGATTGGTTGGTTTTTCTTAAGCTTAGCCGCCGTAACCAACGTTTTTCCCACTGGCATTATTATGGCTGAAAAATACACCTACCTGGCGTCAGTTGGTACCTGCTTGCTAATGGGGTGGTTAGTGTATAACCTATTAAAATCAACCAAAAAATATTTGGTGGTTGGTGGCGTTTTACTGATTATTACTATTACATTTAGCTATGCCGGCCTAACGTTTGCCCGAAACTTTGATTGGAAAAGCGACAAAACGCTTTGGCAAAAAACCTTGGCGTCACGACCGGATTACGGACGGGTCCACAACAATATCGGCTACCTTTATGCCAAAGAAAAAAACTACAACGAAGCTTTACCTCATCTAGAAAAAGCCAAGGCGTTAGAACCTAACCTGGCGATTGTCTATGAAAATTTGGCAACGGTTTATGACGAGCTTGGCGAATACAAGTTAGCCATTGAACATTACCAACAGGCAATCAAACTGCAACCCAATATTGCTGAAACCTACAACAACTTTGGCGTTACCTATCAAAAACTCGGCCAGCTGGAACAGGCTTTAGAACAATATGAAAAAGCAGTTACAGTTGAGCCGCGATACTATCTGGCCTATTCTAACGCCGGGGTGATTAACCTACTACAAAGTGATTTTGAAGCGGCTAAAGATAATTTTGAAGCGGCTTTAAAAATCAATCCGAATTTCGGTCGCGGTCATCATGGTTTGGCGGTTAGCTTAGTCAATCTGCAAAGTATTGATGAAGCCATTAAACATTATTACCAATCAATCGCTCTTTCCCCAACGCTGATTGATAATTACAGCCACCTGGCATCAATTTACAGCCGGCAAAATGAACCCCAGCAAGCTATTAGCATCTTGCGTCAAGGTATTGAAGCAGTACCCGATGACCCCGAACTGCGAACGAATTTAGCAGTAATGTTTGCTAACCAAGGAGACTTAGCGGCGGCAGTTGAGGAAATTAAAAAAGCTTTGGAACTTGATCCAAAGTTTGAACCGGCGCTTGAAGTTTTAGGGCAATTGCAAAAGGCCACTAAATAA
- a CDS encoding helix-turn-helix transcriptional regulator yields MGEQVSNFVYQYRTKQGVTQEQLALALGVTRQTIIAIERGNYTPSVLLALKIANFFGQPVEKIFIYGNN; encoded by the coding sequence ATGGGTGAACAGGTATCAAATTTTGTTTATCAATATCGTACTAAGCAGGGAGTAACCCAAGAACAGTTAGCGTTGGCCTTAGGAGTTACTCGTCAGACGATTATTGCAATTGAGCGGGGAAATTACACGCCGTCAGTATTGTTGGCGCTTAAGATTGCAAATTTTTTTGGCCAGCCGGTTGAAAAGATATTTATTTATGGAAATAATTAA
- a CDS encoding cupredoxin domain-containing protein, whose product MNITTRKVAAFFCLLVLTVIISACVPAEQNSANTATVPQDKAFQEQDNVMLEANNVAGQEATDSAMVEKEEKILQDAPASDSSVVAPQVKTFDITARNFAFSQTEIKVKKGDKVQINFKSTDGFHDWVIDEFNAKTDQVNTGGSSSVEFSADQQGIFEFYCSVGRHRDLGMVGKLIVE is encoded by the coding sequence ATGAACATCACAACCCGAAAGGTAGCAGCCTTTTTTTGTTTATTGGTTTTGACAGTCATAATTTCTGCCTGTGTGCCGGCTGAACAAAACAGCGCTAATACCGCTACAGTTCCACAGGATAAAGCGTTTCAAGAACAAGATAATGTAATGCTTGAGGCTAATAATGTGGCCGGACAAGAGGCAACAGACAGCGCGATGGTGGAAAAAGAGGAAAAAATACTGCAGGATGCCCCGGCTAGTGATAGCAGTGTGGTAGCGCCGCAGGTTAAGACGTTTGATATTACGGCTAGAAATTTTGCCTTTTCTCAAACGGAGATAAAAGTGAAGAAAGGGGATAAGGTGCAAATTAATTTTAAGAGTACTGACGGCTTTCATGACTGGGTTATTGATGAATTTAATGCCAAAACCGACCAGGTTAATACCGGCGGCAGTTCTAGTGTTGAGTTTTCTGCTGATCAGCAAGGAATTTTTGAATTTTATTGTAGCGTCGGCCGTCACCGTGACTTGGGCATGGTAGGAAAATTGATTGTTGAATAG
- a CDS encoding ribonucleoside-diphosphate reductase subunit alpha, with amino-acid sequence MNGKIKKRSGEIVEFSPNKITNAIRKAFSATGTKFTEEHLGEIVDEAVLELGKTFSETTPSVEDVQNIVEKILMAGGHFDVAKSYIIYRYEHTKVREEKKKDVLEKLNRNDLLVIKRSGRTEKFSSKKLKKSLTWAVAGLEGDIDVDLIVRQCEANLYDNIATKEISRALVLAARSLIERDPAYSKVAVRLLFDLLYKNVIGNEKLDYKNFDQLYRQAFINNIKKGVEIGRLDPQLLNFDLEEISKKLKPERDDLFMYLGGQTLYDRYFISNPETKQILETPQAFWMRVSMGLSLREDHKTEMAAKFYDLISSLRFVPSTPTLFHAGTFHPQLSSCYLTTIEDSLDHIFKCVADNAQMSKWSGGVANDWTNLRGTGALIKGTGVESQGVIPFLKIANDTTVAINRSGRRRGATCAYLETWHYDIEDFLELKKNTGDERRRTHDMNTANWIPDLFMKRVEADGEWTLLSPDEASDLHHLYGKDFERRYLQYEKLAKEGKLRIHKIIRAKDLWKKMIMMLFETGHPWMTWKDPSNLRSPQDHVGVVHSSNLCTEITLNTSAEETAVCNLGSINLAKHIKDKKLDVDVLRDTVTTAMRMLDNVIDVNFYPTVEGKNSNLKHRPVGLGIMGFQDALYLQDIAFDSDECVNFADYSQEVISYHAILASSKLAEERGTYRSYRGSKWDRGILPVDTLDVLEKDRGEKIEVSRSAKLDWSVVRQSIQKYGMRNSNCMAVAPTATIANIAGCFPSIEPIYKNVYVKSNMSGEFIIVNSYLVADLKKRGLWTEDMLAEIKGNDGNILNITRIPEVLRDKYKEVFDIDPEWLIRAAAYRGKWIDQSQSLNLFIKGNSGKKIADAYMYAWKMGLKTTYYLRSLAATTVEQSSLELSKQQSMSSVKSNSAQKVEEPELVPPTVISEAKTEPVVEPVAVREPESIIKPLTAVAPIGPSAAQLMMCKIDDPDCESCQ; translated from the coding sequence ATGAACGGCAAAATCAAAAAAAGAAGCGGCGAAATCGTCGAATTCAGTCCGAATAAAATTACTAATGCGATTCGTAAAGCTTTTTCGGCTACCGGTACCAAGTTTACCGAGGAGCATCTTGGCGAGATTGTTGATGAAGCGGTGTTGGAACTTGGTAAAACGTTTAGTGAAACAACGCCAAGCGTTGAAGATGTGCAAAACATCGTTGAAAAAATTCTAATGGCCGGAGGACATTTTGATGTTGCCAAATCTTACATTATTTATCGTTATGAACATACTAAAGTCCGAGAAGAAAAGAAAAAAGACGTTTTAGAAAAATTAAACCGTAACGATTTATTGGTTATTAAACGTTCCGGCCGGACTGAAAAGTTTTCATCAAAGAAATTAAAAAAATCGCTTACCTGGGCAGTCGCTGGATTAGAAGGCGACATCGACGTTGATCTTATTGTCCGACAATGTGAAGCCAATTTGTATGACAATATTGCGACTAAAGAGATTTCCCGCGCTCTTGTGTTGGCAGCGAGAAGTTTGATTGAACGCGATCCGGCTTATTCAAAGGTTGCAGTTCGGCTATTGTTTGATTTGCTGTACAAAAATGTTATCGGCAATGAAAAGCTTGACTATAAAAATTTTGATCAACTGTATCGGCAGGCTTTCATTAACAATATCAAAAAGGGTGTTGAGATCGGCCGGCTTGACCCTCAGTTATTGAATTTCGACCTGGAAGAAATTTCCAAAAAATTGAAACCGGAACGCGATGATTTGTTTATGTATCTTGGTGGTCAAACACTCTATGACCGTTACTTCATTTCTAATCCGGAAACTAAACAGATTTTAGAAACGCCGCAGGCATTTTGGATGCGCGTTTCTATGGGTTTAAGTTTGCGCGAAGATCATAAAACCGAGATGGCGGCAAAGTTTTATGATCTAATTTCTTCATTGCGTTTTGTACCATCAACACCAACCTTGTTTCATGCCGGTACGTTCCATCCACAGTTAAGCTCTTGCTATTTAACAACGATTGAAGATTCGCTTGACCATATTTTTAAGTGTGTCGCTGATAATGCCCAGATGTCTAAATGGTCGGGTGGGGTTGCTAATGACTGGACCAATCTGCGCGGTACCGGCGCTTTGATTAAAGGTACGGGTGTTGAGAGTCAGGGCGTAATTCCATTTTTGAAGATTGCTAACGACACCACAGTGGCGATTAACCGCAGCGGCCGCCGTCGCGGCGCGACCTGTGCTTACCTGGAAACCTGGCACTATGATATTGAAGACTTTTTGGAGTTAAAGAAAAATACCGGTGACGAACGACGACGAACCCACGATATGAACACTGCTAACTGGATTCCGGATTTGTTCATGAAGCGAGTTGAGGCGGACGGTGAGTGGACCTTGTTGTCTCCAGATGAAGCGTCTGACCTGCATCATTTATATGGTAAAGATTTTGAGCGCCGTTATCTGCAGTATGAAAAACTGGCTAAAGAGGGTAAGTTGCGTATTCATAAAATAATTCGGGCCAAAGATTTGTGGAAGAAAATGATTATGATGCTGTTTGAAACCGGACATCCCTGGATGACCTGGAAAGATCCATCCAATTTACGATCGCCGCAAGACCATGTTGGCGTGGTGCATAGTTCAAACCTCTGTACGGAAATCACTCTTAATACTTCAGCCGAAGAGACTGCGGTGTGTAATCTTGGCTCCATCAACTTGGCTAAGCATATTAAGGATAAGAAATTGGATGTTGATGTGCTTCGTGACACGGTTACAACGGCGATGCGGATGTTGGATAACGTGATTGATGTTAATTTTTATCCGACGGTTGAGGGAAAAAATTCTAACCTCAAACACCGGCCGGTTGGTTTGGGTATTATGGGTTTTCAAGATGCCCTTTACTTGCAGGATATTGCATTTGATTCTGATGAATGTGTCAACTTCGCCGATTATTCCCAGGAAGTAATTTCATATCATGCGATTTTAGCTTCATCAAAATTAGCTGAAGAACGCGGCACTTACCGCAGTTATCGCGGATCAAAATGGGATCGCGGCATTTTGCCGGTTGATACGTTGGATGTGCTTGAAAAAGATCGCGGCGAAAAAATTGAAGTTTCTCGCTCGGCGAAACTGGACTGGTCAGTGGTTCGTCAATCAATCCAAAAGTATGGCATGAGAAATTCCAATTGTATGGCAGTTGCCCCAACTGCGACGATTGCTAACATTGCTGGCTGTTTTCCGTCGATTGAACCAATCTATAAGAACGTTTATGTTAAATCCAACATGAGTGGTGAGTTTATTATCGTTAATAGTTATTTGGTCGCTGATTTGAAGAAGCGGGGATTATGGACGGAAGATATGCTTGCAGAAATCAAAGGTAATGATGGTAATATTCTAAACATTACTAGAATCCCTGAAGTTTTGCGCGATAAGTATAAGGAAGTTTTTGATATTGATCCGGAGTGGTTAATTCGCGCGGCAGCATATCGCGGCAAGTGGATTGACCAAAGCCAGTCATTAAATTTGTTTATCAAAGGAAATTCAGGCAAAAAGATTGCTGACGCCTACATGTATGCTTGGAAGATGGGCTTAAAGACTACGTATTATTTGCGCAGCCTGGCGGCGACAACGGTTGAGCAAAGTTCGCTTGAGCTGAGTAAACAGCAGAGCATGTCTTCGGTCAAGTCCAATTCTGCTCAGAAAGTTGAAGAGCCGGAATTAGTACCACCAACCGTTATCTCTGAAGCTAAAACAGAGCCGGTGGTTGAGCCAGTGGCCGTTAGAGAACCGGAGTCGATAATTAAACCATTGACCGCGGTGGCGCCAATTGGTCCTTCAGCCGCCCAGTTGATGATGTGTAAGATTGACGACCCCGACTGTGAGTCGTGTCAATAA
- a CDS encoding ribonucleotide-diphosphate reductase subunit beta: protein MATKKGIINNSTTDPNKILPLTYPWARQHYKNGVANNWVPEEVPMQQDIELWKKQGAGALTEDERRMILWNLGFFSTAESLTANNIVLAVYSHVTNPECRQYLLRQAYEEAIHTDTFIYCCDSLGLDPDEVYKMYETIPSIKDKDDFVVNMTKSVLDPNFNTKGVENTQRFVHDLIGFYVIMEGIFFYAGFAMMLSLLRNNKMVGVGEQFQFILRDESVHLAFGTDLINTIVAENPEIWTPEFKKLTTDNIKKAVELEHLYAKDALPRGILGLREDIIREYLEYIADRRLERIGLEKVYGSANPFPWMSEIIDVRKEKNFFETRVTEYQTSGNLEW, encoded by the coding sequence ATGGCTACCAAAAAAGGAATTATCAATAATTCTACCACTGATCCTAATAAAATTTTGCCGTTAACCTACCCTTGGGCGCGGCAGCACTACAAAAATGGTGTTGCGAATAACTGGGTGCCGGAAGAAGTTCCGATGCAGCAGGATATTGAGCTATGGAAAAAACAAGGTGCGGGTGCATTGACCGAAGATGAACGACGAATGATTTTATGGAACTTGGGATTTTTTTCCACAGCCGAAAGTTTAACCGCCAATAATATCGTTTTAGCGGTATATTCTCATGTTACTAATCCCGAATGTCGTCAGTATCTGTTGCGTCAGGCATACGAGGAGGCAATTCACACCGACACCTTTATTTATTGTTGTGATTCTTTGGGGCTTGATCCAGACGAAGTCTATAAGATGTATGAGACCATCCCAAGTATTAAGGATAAAGATGATTTTGTGGTAAACATGACTAAGTCAGTTTTGGATCCTAACTTTAATACCAAGGGGGTAGAGAATACACAGCGGTTTGTTCATGATTTGATTGGCTTTTATGTTATCATGGAAGGGATTTTCTTTTATGCCGGATTTGCGATGATGTTGTCATTGTTGCGTAATAATAAAATGGTTGGTGTTGGTGAGCAATTTCAGTTTATTTTGCGTGATGAATCAGTTCACTTGGCGTTTGGTACGGATTTGATTAATACGATTGTTGCTGAGAATCCGGAAATTTGGACGCCAGAATTCAAAAAACTGACTACCGATAACATTAAAAAAGCCGTTGAACTTGAACACTTATATGCTAAAGATGCGTTGCCTCGAGGCATCCTTGGTCTGCGAGAAGATATCATTAGAGAGTATTTGGAATATATTGCAGACCGCCGGCTTGAGCGAATTGGTTTGGAAAAAGTCTATGGTTCGGCTAACCCTTTCCCGTGGATGAGTGAAATTATTGACGTGCGTAAAGAAAAAAACTTTTTTGAAACACGTGTCACGGAATATCAAACCAGCGGTAATTTAGAATGGTAA
- a CDS encoding putative Na+/H+ antiporter: MSGLNPDLFHSVGLGLFGVAIVHTFFTKFFENLGHIELEHYHFQSRSVANDFLSEAGKLDLFLARHEALARFIFRHRGALRLIGEPEMVFPFWAINLCIYMFLALGQEQMVHYVETLNLSEPMFVAVIMMISASRPVRQFAENGMKCLAWHCPGSNKITLLFVLLFVGPLLGSLITEPAAMTITALLLGKFYYQQISHRKRYRRMRYSILAVLLVNVSIGGVLTHYAAPPVVMVANTWNWDMSFMFFNFGWKAVLAVLINTVLVIGFNWKQLQQLDEPSDEAFVAKVPGLVVGFHLVLLGGVVYFSHHPKVFLMIFAIYFFNALAYEQYQDEKLFFRQSIMVGLFLAGLVTIGSCQKWWLQPLITGLDSVSLFAGTVGLTAITDNAALTYLGSIVDGLTDQSKYMLVAGAVTGGGLTIIANAPNPVGINILKDYFGSDAVSFKSLFLYATAPTAIAALAFLVL; encoded by the coding sequence ATGTCAGGATTGAACCCGGATTTGTTTCATTCAGTGGGCCTAGGATTGTTTGGTGTTGCAATTGTTCACACATTCTTCACTAAGTTTTTTGAAAACCTTGGACACATTGAATTGGAACACTATCACTTTCAATCAAGGTCAGTGGCAAACGATTTTTTGTCGGAAGCCGGAAAGCTTGATTTGTTTTTGGCCAGACACGAAGCTCTGGCTAGGTTCATCTTTCGTCACCGTGGTGCTTTGCGCCTGATCGGCGAGCCGGAAATGGTATTTCCGTTTTGGGCGATTAATCTATGCATCTATATGTTTTTAGCCCTCGGCCAGGAACAGATGGTGCATTATGTTGAAACGCTCAATTTGTCGGAACCAATGTTCGTAGCGGTGATTATGATGATTTCAGCCTCGCGGCCAGTCCGGCAGTTTGCCGAAAACGGCATGAAGTGTTTGGCTTGGCATTGCCCCGGCTCAAATAAAATCACCCTACTGTTTGTGCTGTTGTTTGTCGGACCCTTGCTGGGCAGCTTGATTACCGAACCAGCGGCCATGACCATTACAGCGTTGTTGCTGGGAAAGTTTTACTACCAGCAAATCAGTCACCGCAAACGCTATCGTCGGATGCGTTACAGTATTCTGGCGGTATTGTTGGTAAATGTTTCAATTGGTGGGGTGCTGACCCATTATGCTGCACCGCCGGTTGTTATGGTTGCCAATACGTGGAACTGGGACATGTCTTTTATGTTTTTCAACTTCGGTTGGAAAGCTGTTTTGGCCGTCTTGATCAATACGGTCTTGGTGATTGGGTTTAACTGGAAACAGTTGCAACAGTTAGATGAGCCAAGTGACGAAGCTTTTGTTGCGAAGGTTCCTGGGCTGGTAGTTGGATTTCATCTGGTGTTGTTGGGCGGGGTTGTATACTTCAGCCACCATCCAAAGGTATTTTTGATGATTTTTGCCATCTACTTCTTTAACGCCCTGGCATATGAACAATACCAGGATGAGAAACTGTTTTTCCGTCAAAGTATTATGGTCGGACTCTTTCTGGCCGGCCTGGTAACGATTGGTAGTTGCCAAAAGTGGTGGCTCCAGCCGCTCATTACAGGCTTGGACAGTGTGTCGCTTTTTGCCGGAACGGTTGGGTTGACGGCGATAACTGATAATGCAGCCCTGACCTATCTTGGGTCAATTGTTGATGGTCTGACCGATCAATCAAAATATATGCTCGTTGCTGGTGCGGTTACCGGAGGCGGATTGACTATCATCGCAAATGCGCCAAACCCGGTTGGGATTAATATCCTCAAGGATTATTTTGGCTCTGACGCGGTGAGTTTTAAGAGTTTGTTTTTGTACGCCACAGCGCCGACTGCAATTGCTGCTTTGGCGTTTCTTGTTCTTTAA
- a CDS encoding bile acid:sodium symporter, with protein MIKLLTKLFQSYLFIVCLSLALGLALPEQTKIFSPHINLLLAAMFFFIAIEVNLKDVLTQLKTSIGIITLVNVIMLLIFPLTIYYAMKIIYPELAISFMLIAAMPTAMASALLAEIVGGKPSLALVLTVTTALLAPFTIPLVIKLTAATEVPTDFMGVFWSLVKIIMVPFALANIAKYFSGSWLKKIQPSFGQISLILLGLLMMGVVSKQAAVILGGLDGKILIYLIAVSLLFIGFQVFGYFIVFWRSHQDRVTVAICLTYMNITTAIYLSYEFFNQPHIVIPTILAVFPWNLTVIPFKHIMKKIKTATTPMADKTL; from the coding sequence ATGATTAAACTACTCACTAAACTTTTTCAATCTTACTTGTTCATTGTTTGTCTATCACTAGCACTTGGCTTAGCATTACCGGAACAAACCAAAATTTTTTCACCACATATCAATTTACTGCTTGCGGCAATGTTTTTTTTCATCGCCATTGAGGTAAATTTAAAAGACGTTCTTACTCAGCTAAAAACCAGCATCGGCATTATTACTCTAGTAAATGTCATTATGCTGCTTATCTTTCCGCTGACGATTTACTACGCGATGAAAATAATTTACCCCGAACTAGCCATTTCATTTATGCTGATTGCGGCTATGCCAACAGCAATGGCATCGGCACTGCTGGCAGAAATTGTCGGCGGTAAACCTAGTTTAGCACTGGTATTAACGGTCACTACCGCCCTACTGGCGCCATTTACTATTCCGTTAGTCATCAAATTAACTGCCGCCACCGAAGTGCCAACTGATTTTATGGGAGTATTCTGGTCACTGGTTAAAATCATCATGGTTCCGTTTGCTCTAGCCAATATTGCGAAATATTTTTCGGGCTCCTGGCTAAAAAAAATTCAGCCGTCTTTCGGCCAAATCTCCCTGATCTTGTTAGGGCTACTGATGATGGGAGTCGTGTCTAAACAAGCAGCCGTAATTCTTGGTGGTCTAGATGGCAAAATACTTATCTATCTGATAGCCGTTTCGTTGCTATTTATTGGTTTTCAAGTATTCGGTTATTTCATTGTTTTTTGGCGCAGCCATCAAGATCGCGTAACCGTTGCAATCTGCCTAACGTATATGAATATCACCACGGCGATCTACCTGTCGTATGAATTTTTCAATCAGCCTCACATTGTCATCCCAACCATCTTGGCGGTTTTTCCGTGGAACTTAACGGTTATTCCGTTCAAACATATTATGAAGAAAATAAAAACCGCCACTACACCAATGGCGGACAAAACACTTTAA
- a CDS encoding alpha/beta fold hydrolase, which translates to MERQYDGRELTLGNILAENESYTRHYITYLSGDLKISGIMNVPKGAGPFPVLILNHGYIDPAIYTNGRGLKREQDYLARQGYIVIHPDYRNHAQSDKDPNSELDFRLGYTQDVINAVYAVKNSEFTFFDKDNIGMLGHSMGGGITLNTLVIKPTLIKAAVLFAPVSADYQKNYDKWTRQRREIAVKIEMLYGSPTTSPEFWEGISAINYFDRVNTPIQIHHGTADESVPLAWSDELEAALKNKSKTVEYFVYPNEPHEFIQAWPTVMKRTVEFFDQFLK; encoded by the coding sequence ATGGAAAGACAATATGACGGGCGCGAACTTACGCTGGGCAATATTCTGGCAGAAAATGAATCTTATACCCGCCACTATATCACATACCTCAGCGGCGACCTCAAGATTTCAGGCATCATGAATGTGCCAAAAGGGGCCGGGCCATTTCCTGTATTAATTTTAAACCACGGCTATATTGACCCGGCAATTTACACCAACGGACGCGGCTTAAAACGCGAACAAGATTACCTGGCACGACAAGGTTATATTGTTATTCATCCCGACTACCGTAACCACGCCCAATCAGACAAAGATCCTAACAGTGAACTTGATTTTCGTCTTGGCTACACGCAAGACGTTATCAATGCTGTTTATGCCGTCAAAAATTCCGAATTTACTTTTTTTGACAAAGACAATATCGGCATGCTTGGACATTCAATGGGCGGCGGCATTACCCTTAATACGCTTGTCATCAAGCCAACATTAATAAAAGCCGCCGTCCTGTTTGCGCCAGTCAGCGCTGACTATCAAAAAAATTATGATAAATGGACTAGGCAACGCCGCGAGATAGCCGTTAAAATTGAGATGTTGTATGGCAGCCCGACAACCAGTCCTGAATTTTGGGAGGGTATTTCAGCTATTAATTATTTTGACCGCGTCAATACTCCAATTCAAATCCACCACGGCACCGCTGACGAGTCAGTTCCCCTAGCCTGGTCAGACGAACTTGAAGCAGCCTTAAAGAATAAATCAAAAACGGTTGAATACTTTGTCTACCCTAACGAACCGCATGAGTTTATTCAGGCATGGCCAACTGTTATGAAACGAACGGTCGAATTCTTTGACCAATTTTTAAAATAA
- a CDS encoding DUF475 domain-containing protein, with translation MFSALIVILGLILFEVISSVDNAIINAHVLKTMPEKYRRIFMTWGIIFAVFIVRGILPFIIIWLANSTASFSEILALALSTSEEAIEESLHHSKALLLLGGGMYLFFVSLGWLFLEEKKYAFRSERWIHARGFWFYAIASLVLTTVIYYAVKENAWLALSASIGASAFFITDGFKKNAEEKEKALLDPHVSAWSKILYLEILDASFSIDGVIGAFAFTLSIPLIIIGNGIGAFVVRELTVKGIDVVAKLAYLKNGAMYSIGVLGTLMILESFGREYPFWLAPLNTMLLLVIFLALSYRELKRQEKTNSL, from the coding sequence ATGTTCAGCGCTCTTATTGTCATTTTAGGCCTTATTTTGTTTGAAGTAATTTCAAGCGTTGACAATGCCATCATTAATGCTCATGTTTTAAAAACCATGCCGGAAAAATACCGGCGTATTTTTATGACCTGGGGCATCATCTTCGCCGTTTTTATTGTTCGCGGCATCCTGCCGTTTATCATTATCTGGCTGGCTAATTCAACGGCGTCATTCAGTGAAATTCTTGCGCTCGCCCTATCAACATCCGAAGAAGCAATTGAGGAATCGCTCCACCATTCTAAAGCCTTATTACTATTGGGCGGCGGCATGTACCTATTCTTTGTTTCTTTGGGCTGGCTATTTTTGGAAGAAAAAAAATATGCTTTCCGCAGTGAACGCTGGATTCATGCGAGGGGTTTTTGGTTTTATGCCATCGCCTCACTAGTTCTAACAACCGTAATCTACTACGCCGTTAAGGAGAACGCCTGGCTGGCGTTATCGGCATCAATTGGCGCTTCAGCTTTTTTTATTACTGACGGTTTCAAAAAAAATGCCGAGGAAAAAGAAAAAGCCCTGCTCGATCCGCACGTCAGCGCCTGGAGTAAAATCCTTTATTTGGAAATTCTAGATGCCTCCTTTTCAATTGACGGCGTTATCGGAGCATTTGCCTTCACCCTGTCTATTCCGCTCATCATTATTGGTAACGGTATCGGCGCGTTTGTTGTCCGGGAACTTACCGTTAAAGGTATTGATGTTGTTGCCAAACTTGCCTATCTTAAAAACGGTGCAATGTATTCAATCGGCGTCTTGGGCACATTAATGATTTTAGAAAGTTTCGGCCGAGAATATCCTTTCTGGCTAGCGCCGCTTAACACCATGTTACTATTAGTAATCTTTTTAGCTCTCTCGTATCGCGAATTAAAGCGACAGGAAAAAACTAATTCATTATAA